In Streptomyces pluripotens, the genomic window GTAGCGCCAGCCGTAGTTCTTGATGGCCTTCAGCAGGTTCGGCTGGCCCTCCAGGCAGGGCGCGCGACCGCCGATGACCTCCTTCCTGAAGTCGAAGGGCAGCGCGGGTATGTCCTTGTAGCCGGTGTTGGTCTTCCAGTGCTCCACGAAGTCGTAGAACTGGTCGATCTCGCTCTTCCACTCCTTGACGCTCCAGTCACCGCCGCCCTTGGGGCCGCAGAAGTGGCCGTTGAAGTGGGTGCCGATCTCGTTGCCGTCGTTGTAGGCCTTGCGGAGTTCGCCCAGCGTGGCGCGGATGTGCTCATCGGTGGCGTAGTCGATCGCGGCGTCACCCGGCGAGTGCTGCGGGCCGTGGTACTGGGACTTCTTGCTCTTGGGCAGCAGGTAGATGCCCGTGAGGAAGAAGGTCATGTGGGCGTTGTACTGCTCGGCCATCTCCCGGTAGTGCGAGAAGAGGTGGTCGCTGCCTTCCAGGGCACCGTCCCAGGAGAAGACCACGAACTGGGGAGGCTTCTCACCCGCTTTGAGCGGCACCGGCTTCAACAGGCCTTTCTGCGGGCCCGTGTAGGACGTGGAGCCGTCACCGAGGATCTTCGTCTTGCCGTCCCACTGCACGGACGGCGTGGCCTGCGGGGTGGCTTCCTCGGGCGCCTTGCCGGCAGCGGCGGTCGGCGCCGTGTGGTCCGGGCGGTTCAGCGCCAGATAGCCGGCGACCAGAGAGGTCGTGACGAGGAAAGCGGCCAGCGTCAGGACCTGCGGGCGGCTGACGGCGGGTACGCGTCGGCGGGCGGGGGCGCGACGGCGCCCCGTCGATGACTTCTTTCGGAACATGGGCGGCTCATTCTCCGAGGGGGGCGGGGGTGGTACGGGTCCGACGTCAGTCAAGACCCATCGCCACCGACCAGAGGTTGTACGGCACGCTGTCGGTGGATGTTCCGGCCAGTCCGTGGAGCGGCAGCGGCTCCAGGGACTTCGCCAGGTCGATCCGGTAGACGACGACCGCAGTGGAAACGGAGTCGGCTGTACCCGCGTACCAGGCGGCCGTGTCCTTCTCATTGCTGCCGGCCTTGCCGGACACTCCCGCCTTAGTGCCGGCCACGGACGGGTGGGCGGCCCGGAACGAGTCGGTGAGCGCCTCGGTGACATCCGCGGCCACACCGGCCCTGACGGCACGCTTCGGTCGCGGGGTGGCCAGGGCGACCGGGGTGCCGTTGCGGGTGATCCGGCTCACCGAGTACGGATCGGTGTGCTTGCCCCCGGCGGCGAACGTGCTGTAACCGCTCGCCATGCGGATCGCGCTGGGCGTGGAGGTGCCCATCGACAGTTCGGGCACCTGGCGGCCGATGCTGGAGCGCAGCAGCCCGGATGCCACGGCGGTCTGCCGCACCTTGTCCAGGCCGGTGTCCATGCCCAACTGCATGAAGGGCGTGTTCACCGACTGAGCCAGGGCGTGACGCAGGGTGATCCGCCCGTAGGACTTGCCACCGTCGTTGCGTGCGGCAACCTTTCTGCCACTGCGGTCCCAGTAGGGCCCCTCGGGGGTCGAGACGGGCACGGCGTCATCGCCGTCGTAGACGCTGTACGGAGTGACGGGCGTGGCGGGCCCCACCCGCGTCTTGTGGACACCGTGCTGGAGCCCGGCGGCGTAGACGAACGGCAGGAACGCCGAACCGGCCGGTACGGTGGTCGCGTTGGACTCGTTGTATCCCTGTCTGCGGTGGTCCGGACCACCGTAGACGGCGAGGATCCGGCCGTTGGCGGCCACCGAGGCGGCACCGTAGTGGCCGCTCTTCGCCGCGGCCGGGTTCTGCTTCTTCGCCTGCTTGCGGACCTTGGTGACGGCGTCGGTGAGCGCCTTCTCCCGCTTGCGGTCGAAGGTGGTGTAGATCTGGTAGCCACCGAGGTCGAACTGCTTGTCGGTCAAGTGTCCGGCCTTCTTCGCGTACTGCGAGGCCAGCTCCACCAGATAGTCGCTCTGCTCACCGGTGTCGTAGAGCGGGTTCGACTTCAGCGGCTCGGGAAATGTCTTGTACGTGGCCCGCTCGGCCGGCGACAGCTTGCCGATCTTGACCATGCGATCCAGGATCCAGCTCCACCGCTGCACGGCCCGGCGGTGGTTGGCCTTGCTGAGGGTCGGGTCGTAGAGGCCGGCGCCCTTGAGCAGCGAGGCG contains:
- a CDS encoding lipoprotein, whose protein sequence is MFRKKSSTGRRRAPARRRVPAVSRPQVLTLAAFLVTTSLVAGYLALNRPDHTAPTAAAGKAPEEATPQATPSVQWDGKTKILGDGSTSYTGPQKGLLKPVPLKAGEKPPQFVVFSWDGALEGSDHLFSHYREMAEQYNAHMTFFLTGIYLLPKSKKSQYHGPQHSPGDAAIDYATDEHIRATLGELRKAYNDGNEIGTHFNGHFCGPKGGGDWSVKEWKSEIDQFYDFVEHWKTNTGYKDIPALPFDFRKEVIGGRAPCLEGQPNLLKAIKNYGWRYDASSPGDFQIWPRKKSGIWDFPLEMLPYENGKFQGLSMDFNFLYNQSDGETHGDPSKYAEWEQTTVNSYMAGFNRVYYGSRAPLFIGNHFEDWNGGIYMKAIDQIIKNVCTKKGVKCVSFRELTNWLDAQKPATLQRLRTLDPAQAPDWSTFIK
- a CDS encoding transglycosylase domain-containing protein; translated protein: MSDAWQRTDETKGDGDARPRDDQSQGADATLHLRVDALRADATMQLRVPPPPPQPEPSGTGGRAARRHGTGPSRARPTARATPATALGSRLAPLARYARRLRPRYPRPGRTGWRRWIPSWRQWLGSVLSGCGLVTLFLVVAYAATDIPDNLNSYATQQDNVYFWSDGTPMARTGWVQRQAMPLKDIPQDVRWAVIAAENETFYTDPGISLKGITRAVWRTVGQGDTEGGSTITQQYVKNVYLNQNQTISRKFTEAMIALKLDNKMSKDQILEGYLNTSWFGRGTYGIQRAAQAYYGKDVSKLNASEAAMLASLLKGAGLYDPTLSKANHRRAVQRWSWILDRMVKIGKLSPAERATYKTFPEPLKSNPLYDTGEQSDYLVELASQYAKKAGHLTDKQFDLGGYQIYTTFDRKREKALTDAVTKVRKQAKKQNPAAAKSGHYGAASVAANGRILAVYGGPDHRRQGYNESNATTVPAGSAFLPFVYAAGLQHGVHKTRVGPATPVTPYSVYDGDDAVPVSTPEGPYWDRSGRKVAARNDGGKSYGRITLRHALAQSVNTPFMQLGMDTGLDKVRQTAVASGLLRSSIGRQVPELSMGTSTPSAIRMASGYSTFAAGGKHTDPYSVSRITRNGTPVALATPRPKRAVRAGVAADVTEALTDSFRAAHPSVAGTKAGVSGKAGSNEKDTAAWYAGTADSVSTAVVVYRIDLAKSLEPLPLHGLAGTSTDSVPYNLWSVAMGLD